A part of Helicoverpa zea isolate HzStark_Cry1AcR chromosome 17, ilHelZeax1.1, whole genome shotgun sequence genomic DNA contains:
- the LOC124638036 gene encoding uncharacterized protein LOC124638036 isoform X1, which produces MSDIKTLIKKRAALKAKLTQFTNYLNVVKSCEKLSETQLIELEQRLIAFENSYEKYDTLQISLEEAVEEPSEQYAEREEFENLYYALLASARQLVGNARRELSADSASEGASLGCFLAETA; this is translated from the coding sequence ATGTCTGACATTAAAACGCTTATTAAAAAGCGAGCTGCGCTTAAGGCTAAGCTTACGCAGttcacaaattatttaaatgtagtcAAGTCTTGCGAAAAGTTAAGTGAGACTCAGCTCATTGAACTTGAACAACGGTTAATTGCGTTCGAAAATTCATATGAGAAATATGACACGTTACAGATCAGCCTGGAAGAAGCAGTGGAGGAACCCAGTGAGCAATATGCGGAACGCGAGGAATTCGAGAACTTGTACTACGCGCTGCTTGCTTCTGCGCGTCAGCTGGTCGGCAACGCTCGCCGGGAGTTGTCGGCGGATTCCGCGTCTGAG
- the LOC124638036 gene encoding uncharacterized protein LOC124638036 isoform X2 has translation MSDIKTLIKKRAALKAKLTQFTNYLNVVKSCEKLSETQLIELEQRLIAFENSYEKYDTLQISLEEAVEEPSEQYAEREEFENLYYALLASARQLVGNARRELSADSASERS, from the exons ATGTCTGACATTAAAACGCTTATTAAAAAGCGAGCTGCGCTTAAGGCTAAGCTTACGCAGttcacaaattatttaaatgtagtcAAGTCTTGCGAAAAGTTAAGTGAGACTCAGCTCATTGAACTTGAACAACGGTTAATTGCGTTCGAAAATTCATATGAGAAATATGACACGTTACAGATCAGCCTGGAAGAAGCAGTGGAGGAACCCAGTGAGCAATATGCGGAACGCGAGGAATTCGAGAACTTGTACTACGCGCTGCTTGCTTCTGCGCGTCAGCTGGTCGGCAACGCTCGCCGGGAGTTGTCGGCGGATTCCGCGTCTGAG CGGTCGTGA